The Clostridium beijerinckii genomic sequence TTTGTGTAAAAAATAAATTATAAGTTATTTTACCATCTAATGTAACCCTTAAACTTTGAAATGAAAGAGAAGAATCCGCTTCGAATTTCATTCTTATCGGATAGGTAACTTGTTTTCCTGAGCTATCTTTCATAACCACCGTAAGTGTAAAATCGCTATAATCAGTTATTGTATTTACTACATAATCATTTCCTCCACTTGAGTTTGCTACTGGCTTAACATTCATAAAACTTGAGCTACTTTGGACACTTACAATAGAATAACCAGAATCAGCTACCAAAGTGAAATTTTGACCTATTGGAAGAAACTCACATACATATCCATCTTTCTCGTTTCCATCAATATTTTTAGTTTTTCCGTTCACATCTCCTATGTGAAATTGCAGACCTTTTATTTGAGTTTCATCAGTTGCACTAGCTTTCTGCAAATTTACTGTCTGCATAAGTGTAAAAAATACAGTAAAAATTAATAAATAAGAAGTAATCTTATTAAGATTGATTTTTTTTGCACTCATTAGTATGTCCTCCCATCTTATGTTTACGAAATTTATTATCATCCATTTCTAATGTATTTAAACACCAGAAACAGCATATTCAAGTTCATAAAGTATATAATCTATTACTATATTTATTATCGAATTTTCCTAAAGTTTCTTTAACTAAATAAACATAGATATGTTGCCTTTATTCGTACTTATTTCCTCTATAATATACAAATTTCCTTGGAAATATTGGTTCCTTTTTGACTTTTATTCTAATATGTTCTGTATTTCCTACTATAATGTTACACAAAACTTGCTTTTTTCAAATAATTAAAAGTCAGATTTAGATATGGTAATTACCCAAAATTCACGGAACCATCATTATTAAAATTATATATATATCCATCAATTTCTGCAGGACTAGTCCTCATAGCACCATCCTCATTAAAATAGTAGTACTTGTCATCTTTATAAAGCCATCCACACCTCATATTACCCGCGTAATTCAAATAATACCAGTTATTTTTCCAATATACCCATTCTCCAGCTTTCATGCTGCCATCAGCATTTAGAAAATACCATTGATTATTTTCATTTACCCATCCAGTATTCATGGCGCCCGATTGATCTAGATAATACCACTGTTTTCCATAATATATCCACCCTGTTCTCATACTACCGTTACGCTCCATGAAATACCAAGTTCCATTACTGGTTATCCATCCTGTTGCCATCGTGCCATCGTCTTTCAAGAAATACCACTTATCATTATCTTTAATCCAACCAGTTTTCATTACACCATTATTATCTAAAAAGTACCATTCATTTTTATAATATAACCATCCAGTTTGCATTTCTCCATTTGCCTCCAGATAGTACCACTTATCGTCATCTTCCATCCAACCTGTTTGCATATTTCCTCTACTGTTGAAATAAAAATAACTTTTATATTTATTATCATAATACCAAGTATTCTTCAAACATTTACCCGCAGTATCATTGTACCTCCATCTTCCATTTACTATCACCCATTGATTCGGCTTTATTACTGCATTAATTGTATCCTTAACATTAGGTGTTACTGGAATACCTAAGTACATATTTAAAGTATAATTCCCAATTCTTTGAGTATCATCATCCTTAACCCCTAGATTAATAGTATATTTTCCTATACCATTAAACTTAACCTTTATAGAATCATTGCTTAATTGCTTTCCATTGGCTGTCATTGAATAGTTTCCATCATCTGGAGTTGCCTGAAGTTCCATTATATCTGTTCCTTCATCTAACTCTATATTATAAAAATTGGTGTTTTTATCAAATCCAATATTACTATCATTTATATTGATATCCTTTAGATAAACAGCATCTTTTCCTCCCTTATAAATATACACATTATAGGTAGATGTTGCATCGCTCCTATTATCTAAGACTTCTATTTCTATCTTATTTTTACCTTTTACTAAAGGTACGACTTTTCTATAACTATCATCTCTAGTTACTATCTCTCCATCAACCTTAACCGTATCTAGTAAATCATACGGTTTAGCCTTAATTAATACTTGATCAATATCATTACCAACATCTGTGACATATGAGTATTTATCTTCTGAAAAATCGAGATTTCCTCCATCACTTAAATAAATATCTTTTAAAGAAGGATTATCTTGTTCTGCATAAACCTTTGTCATAAGCAAATTCAAAGAGCTTGTCTGTAAAAATGAAACGCTATAAATGATAAAAAATGTTAAAATTATCCTTCTGACCATTTTACTCATATTCTGCCCCCCTTTTGTCACCACTTAATATTTCTAAACTAAATCTCTATATTTAATATATAAATATAGTATAAATTCTACAGATACTCACTTCTATATGTATATTAATAAACTGCGAATCCAATATGATTAATTCTATTTTTATATTTCTTCTAATAATAATGTTACCATTATAATACTTTACTGTAAACGCGGATGAATAATCTTAAATCTTAATTTTATATTAATTTTATTTTAACACTTTAGTAAAAATACTATTTAATGATACCACAAAAAAACTGCTCATAACGATTTAAATAAATCATTATGAACAGTCTTAATTTCCTTATATTTATGTTGAATAAAGAAATTATTCAACAATAAATTTTTATCTTTAGTATTCTGTTGTAGTAAGTCCAAATTTATAATTTGGACCTCTACTTATTTTAATTTATTACTTAATCCAAGCTCCTGATGCTCCTAATTTATATCCATCAACAGTTGTGTTAGCTAACATTGCTCCTGATGAATTTAAGAAATACCAAGTTCCATTATCATTTAACCAACCAGTAGACATTGCTCCTGATGATTGTAAGTAGTACCAAGTTCCGTTATCATTTAACCAACCAGTTTTCATTGCTCCTGATGATTGTAAATAGTACCAAGTTGATCCATCTTGAATCCAACCAGTTGCCATAGTTCCATCAGCTTTGATGTAGTACCAAACTCCACCATCGTTAACCCATTGTCCTTTTACTTGAGTTCCATCAGTATTGTAGAATGTCCAACCTGCATCAGTCTTAACCCATCCTTTATTTACAACTGGAGTAGGATCTGTTGGTGTTGTTGTACCTTTTCCACCGATTACTGAGTAAACATCATCTTCTTTACTCCAAGCTACAATATTATCTTTGTTATATACTGACATTTGATCAAAAGAACCGTCTACTTTGTACACTTTTGTCCAATCTTCGTCGTTATTCCACTCGTAGATATATCCAGCATCTAATCTCCAAAGATTTCCATCTGCATCTGTATCAACAGCACTCTTACTACCATTTTCTTTTACATCTTCGCTTGCTTCATCGCCTAAATCAACATAGTAATAACCATTCTTTGAACTTAATGTTCCTGTAGCAGTTTTTACATTTGTACCATTAGCAGTATAACCAACTAATTTTCCATTAGCAACAGTATAGTTATCATAAACAAAATCTTCACTCTTTCCGTCTTCATCAGAAATTATATAAGTATTTACTGATTTTGCATATTTAGCTCCATCGATATCACCTGAAGCTTGTGCTTTTGATATTTTTTGAATGACATTGAAGCTTACACTTCCAGATACTGTTGTATCAAAAGTCTTTGCATCAACAGAAACATCTATTCCATTTATTTTAGCTATTGTAGATCCATTCTTAACTGTTACAGTAACTTTTGCTATTCTATAAATATTATTAGTATCTTGTCCAATTACTTTAGCGTTATCACTATCAACACTTGCTGATAATTGATCTTTTACAGTTTCACCAGCAGCATCATATGTATCATCTGTATTGCTTATAGTTGCTGTTTTATTAGTAGTTCCAGATGCAGCAGTTGTAGTTACTTTGATTGATCCTAAGTTATAATCGGCATCAATATAGTTTCCTTGAGCATCAGTATATACATTTAATTTAGTGTTTGTACCATTTGTTGCATTGTCTTTTGTATATTGGAATTTATACCAAGGAGCTGAAAATTTGTTTCCTGCGATTTCTGCATCAGATAAATCTTGCATTGTTTCGGCTTCGCTTGAAACATATCTTTTATCATTATCCTTTTTAAGATTTTTTCTTAAAGCTGATGCAGCATCATCTTCTGCATTTTCTTTTATAGATTCATCAGTTACTGAACCATTATCTAAGTCGACAAAATAGTCACCATCTTGTACATTTAAATATTTAGATCCATAAATATCAGTATCTGCTCCACTATCAATATCCGATAAATTATTGTATTTACCTTCTGCTAAATAATAAGCTGCTTCGTCTTTGTCATTAACTTCTCCGTCAACATAGAACTTACCATCTTTGTATGCTACTGCATCATAGATAGTACCTTCTTGTGAATCGATTTTTGTGTAGTCAGCTGCATGTGCAGGTACTATTGAAATAATAGCAGCTGCAGCTACTAGTAACGATGTTGCTTTAGTCATTCTTTTTATCATTTGTATATTCCTCCTAGAGTTTCATTTTTTGGTTTATTAATAATTTATTAGTTTAAAAATAATATCTTGGTTAAAAAATATTATTTTGGTTTACGAATATTATTATAGCAACTTTATTTATGCTTGTCTACGTCTTTTTGTATTTATTTGGAGCTTTTTGTCGATATTTTTTTAATAAAATATTAGTACTTGCTGAATTTTATTCTTTTATTGTAAATATACATACTTAACTGTAAAATTAAGGACCAGATTTCTATAAGATTTACTTAATAAAATACCAATATTTGAGCGCAATTATATCAATCTCCAATTAATTATCTTCATATATACGTTACCTGATTGTAATTAATATATTAACATAAGCATTATATATGAAAACAGGCTACAAAAGCTTGACTTTAAAGCTTTCCTTTAGGATGCTAAAAACTTTACCCGTATTTCTATTATAATTGAATTTCCTTAACAATTCCTGAATCATTTTAAATTATAAGCTGAAAAATCATGGAATTGATGTAGTATAAATTCATTAATTCCACTTTGCTATAATGAAATGCAAAATTCGACATATAGTTTTCTACTTTATAATATCTTATACTTGTAGGCGTCCATGAATCCTAATTCATTAAGACATTATATAAAACATCCTTTAAAGTATCTAAGAAAAATACTTTCATCAATAAAATCATGATTCTAATTTCTAAATACAATACTCAATTGATGAAGAAACCTTATTTAAAGCAGAAAAGACTATCTTTTAGGCATGCCAATAAAAAATATAGGTTATGCGCCTACCCCGTACTAAGTGCATAACCTATATTTATAATTTCTATTAAATATATGAACTTAAAGTTT encodes the following:
- a CDS encoding cadherin-like beta sandwich domain-containing protein, encoding MSKMVRRIILTFFIIYSVSFLQTSSLNLLMTKVYAEQDNPSLKDIYLSDGGNLDFSEDKYSYVTDVGNDIDQVLIKAKPYDLLDTVKVDGEIVTRDDSYRKVVPLVKGKNKIEIEVLDNRSDATSTYNVYIYKGGKDAVYLKDININDSNIGFDKNTNFYNIELDEGTDIMELQATPDDGNYSMTANGKQLSNDSIKVKFNGIGKYTINLGVKDDDTQRIGNYTLNMYLGIPVTPNVKDTINAVIKPNQWVIVNGRWRYNDTAGKCLKNTWYYDNKYKSYFYFNSRGNMQTGWMEDDDKWYYLEANGEMQTGWLYYKNEWYFLDNNGVMKTGWIKDNDKWYFLKDDGTMATGWITSNGTWYFMERNGSMRTGWIYYGKQWYYLDQSGAMNTGWVNENNQWYFLNADGSMKAGEWVYWKNNWYYLNYAGNMRCGWLYKDDKYYYFNEDGAMRTSPAEIDGYIYNFNNDGSVNFG
- a CDS encoding N-acetylmuramoyl-L-alanine amidase family protein, with product MIKRMTKATSLLVAAAAIISIVPAHAADYTKIDSQEGTIYDAVAYKDGKFYVDGEVNDKDEAAYYLAEGKYNNLSDIDSGADTDIYGSKYLNVQDGDYFVDLDNGSVTDESIKENAEDDAASALRKNLKKDNDKRYVSSEAETMQDLSDAEIAGNKFSAPWYKFQYTKDNATNGTNTKLNVYTDAQGNYIDADYNLGSIKVTTTAASGTTNKTATISNTDDTYDAAGETVKDQLSASVDSDNAKVIGQDTNNIYRIAKVTVTVKNGSTIAKINGIDVSVDAKTFDTTVSGSVSFNVIQKISKAQASGDIDGAKYAKSVNTYIISDEDGKSEDFVYDNYTVANGKLVGYTANGTNVKTATGTLSSKNGYYYVDLGDEASEDVKENGSKSAVDTDADGNLWRLDAGYIYEWNNDEDWTKVYKVDGSFDQMSVYNKDNIVAWSKEDDVYSVIGGKGTTTPTDPTPVVNKGWVKTDAGWTFYNTDGTQVKGQWVNDGGVWYYIKADGTMATGWIQDGSTWYYLQSSGAMKTGWLNDNGTWYYLQSSGAMSTGWLNDNGTWYFLNSSGAMLANTTVDGYKLGASGAWIK